The Mangifera indica cultivar Alphonso chromosome 19, CATAS_Mindica_2.1, whole genome shotgun sequence nucleotide sequence ACTCATCAAACccaatttcatcaaaaaatgCTTTCAACGTTTCTGCTAATCCATGAGGCACTTTGccttgcatgcatgcatggcaACATGTTACACAAATTAAATGACAGTATATACATCTCTAAAACTATAACTTATTACTGTTATTCGTACATACTGTCTTCATCATGCATCCATGACTCACCATAAGCTTTGGAGAGGATTTGGTTGGTATAGAAAATGTGGGTAGTTTCTGCTTCTTCCCCTTACTGCGTGCATGAGCATGTATAAGGTAGAGTTAGACTAGGGTCAAATCTAATTTgaattgttcaaatttgaatttaaactagaATCAAATAAGTCGAATTTAAGTTCAGTAATGAACtctttatcataaaataaatgaGTTCAAACTGGTTAAATCGAtcccaaaattaaattattttttaaccaaaattgaATCTAAGTTCATCAATCTCAGATTAACTCATTCCAGTTACAGAACATGAAATGAACCAATTCTGAAACAATTGACTATAAAGAGAAGAAACAGATCCTAACTTCCTAGATAAGTAACTATGCTTTAAAATATACGACAATCAAAGCTCAAACAATTCAAAATCTTAGCATCGATCATGACAATCTCGTACTGCAGACATGATAGAATATTATatcaagtaatattatatgtacaaataatgagtACAAACATGAATATTAACATTGATaagtcatcatatgattgaatattatttattgctaattcaaaatcatcaatcgtatgatgatatgtcattttttgtatttatatttgtacTTATTGTTAGTAAAAGAGTACTATTGATGTAATATATATCCTGTGCGGTAATCTTTCTCTTCATAAAACTTACTTTTCAAAGATGATACAAATGCTCTAACACTTGAATCAAACAACAGATAAATTGGGAGATATCCTTTGTCATGGAGCCTTCTCAAAATTGAGAACTAACTAGCTAGGGTTTCCGTATAGTAGTGTAAAGAAGAAAGCAAGCAAGCTTTCAATTAAGAACTTTTAGGCTTAAAATTTATAGGTCAAGGCAGCTgcaaatgagataaaatttggACCAAAAATAATTCTGAAGATGACACTGGCCACAATGCCACATACAAGAAAAACttgtgtgtgtacatatatatatatttgtaaagtTTCACTGAAGGGCTACATGCACTAATAATGGATATAAACACGGATGTGATTatgtattcttttatttttaatttaaaattattcaatcacatgatgacacattaacgtttatatctatatttatattcattgttAATGTATAAAGTAttacttatttgtatataacTAGAGTAAAAGgtttttattctaatatttaaaacatgttatttataatataaatatatacgtatataaTACTAATCTCTTGTTATATACTTAACAtcagaaataaataaagatgtcCTTAGTATTTGAAGTTAGAATCTCACACAATATGCTCAAAAGCAAagtaatgatataataataaagttaaatgcactcaattttgaatacccaattaaatattcagataatatctcattatatgattattaaataataatttaataatattcaatcacataataatatattatttggattctaattaattatttaaaattagaaacatATATCATTACTCATAATATAAGTTTAGAAGAAGCACACACTATCAAAGGGTAAATCATTATTGAACTATAGGTAATACAAGGGAAGAAAACGAGAGACAAAATTGAAGTGAAGAAGCAAAATATTCATACATGAAGTTAATTAAACTTACTGATTACTTGAGCCTGTAAATCCATTGCTTCAAAGCTTTTCATCGGTTTCCGTCAGATTCTCCATGAATTTACAGCTTCATTTTATCAGGGGAGAGTCtcaaaaaatgtcaaatttccATGCACCTCTCTCTAGAATGGAGGCCTGGAGGCACTTCCAGCACCACCCCATCCGAACAAATCACCTGAAAAGGGATAATTCCCCACATTTCCTCCTCCCATGTGATAGAAAGACCCACCGCTAcctccaccgccaccaccaccgTCATTCCCTCCGCCTTCACCGAGCTGTCCTCCACCTGTCACACCTGAAGACTGTGATGCCGTTGGCTGAACTTGAACACCCCCAGCTTCTTCTTCATCCAAGGGTAACCTTTCAAAGACTGCATTTGCAAACGATGCAGCCATTAAAATAACTGGACCAGATGCTAACAAAGGCCCCACCACACTTCCTCCCACTACCTGCCCTTGTCCTCCGGACAAATATATCGACAGTCCACCGGCGCTGGGTGGTGCCGGCGGTGGAAGCACTGTCCCAGAAAGAGAAAGAATCTCAAACCTACCGTGTAGAGTGACTACACTTCCAGAAGGAGCGGCTGGTTGCCTTAGGGTAACATTTGAAACTGTACCACTGCCACTGAGAACACAAatgcctcttcctcttcttctagCATAATTTGACAAGCTCTCCATGATGTCAGCGCCCGCAGAGACTTCAAGGACGAGTGATTGAAGGGCATTGGGGCTGTCTCGAGTGATTATAATTGGTGGTTTTGGTTTGTTCTTGGAACCAGCAGGACGACCACGAGGACGACGATTGGAGGAAGCAGAAGCAGCAGCGTCTAAGTCAGTTTTGTACTCGTCGTCGTCTTCTTTGGAGTCTTTCGAATCTGGGGAAAGCTGAGTTGATTGATGTTGTTGTACAGCAATCGATGAAGGTCTCTGATGGAAGTAGCGAGAACCTTGACCCGGCTGATCATATCCAGCCATCGCCACATCTATTTTGTCTACCCACCAACTTATTTGCAGCCGGCCTTCTCTTCTGATCTCTCTCTGGATCTGATACAACTCTCTTAATTCCCAATCAAAGATTGTGTCTACAGAAGCCGATTAAAGCAAAATATTCAACCCGCACAGCCACAAATGTCAAAAGTATGCCCAGAAATTTCAAGCTAACATGGCAGATGAGCAGTTACGAACTGAACTGATGATCCAGAATTGGTTTCTGAACTGAGCTTTCTGTGAAAGGTCATAAATTAAAAACTGTTTGTTTTTGAAAGAGATTTGTACTTTATACTGCCAAATTTCAGAACAATAACGAACCGTCACTATCTAAAGCAAGTTTCATGTGTAAGAGGGTCgatgaagagagaaaatttgCCATAATTATTCCGAATCAGAAACGAGGAAACAGAGATCAAAGAGATATGGGGAagctaaatttatatatactcaCTTGAAAAACAAGGAAGAACAGATACTTTCACTGATATTTTTTCCTGATAAATCAAGTAGTTGCCACAGTTGAGCTGAAGTGCTGTGAaggtaaaagagaaaaaagaagaaaaaaatgatacacATGAAATGAAACTCATTGAACGGAATTCTTCTTTCTGAGCAAATCCACACACTCGAACAGTCGGTGGAAAAGCTTGCGGTAAAAGCAGAATCCAAGCATTTCCAAGACAAAAGCTTTGGCCCTAGCTCAAGTAGGAAAGGTTCGGCTATAGGTTCggaacttattaaaaatatatcacgatcaaatttttaatttatacagtatAATGATTCATGATACCAATTATAAGATCCGGATTTTCTCTtgtaaaaatcaatataactcggcttaatttaattgaaatatttttaagtcaaacttaaattgtaCTTAAGCTATGAGagttaatatatttctaaaactaaattaaattcgaGTTAAAATGAGTTTAGTTTGATCTTGTTAGCAAGtcagataataattttatttgattcgAATATAACTTATAATTCAGTTTAAGCCATATTAaaccatttttaaaataatattattttaactaattatattagataacacattatagttttgttaataagtttcgaatttaaactataaatttaaattataaatttgagtgatgaactttttaagttaaatttcaaattttaaatttataaactatGTCAAATTCAAGTGACCCTTAATTATAGTTCCATGGACTTGAATCAcccaatattatatttaagcagaacttaaatcaaatcaaagatgTTGAAGTTTATCTTGATTCGCATCCATCATCCCATGGGTCGgtcaatgacaaaaaaaaaacaatacaaagGACAAAAGCTTCCCAGAGaagattatataaatacatgATGATGAGAACCAACTCATGGCCTTATCAACCCACACTATCATTGGTGGCAAGTGGGTTTTTTCGTTCTTGTCACTCTCAGTAGCGTCTCACGCTCGCCAATTGTTTTGATTAAGGCGAAGAAAATTTTGAGCCTTGAGAATCATCTAGATTCACATAACAGTCAAAGTAAAAACTTGGAATGAGTTAGCTAGCTAGGGCAAGAAGCAGCGGTCCATGCAGGATCCTCCTCTtgttcaaaaaaacaaaaatttttattttatttttaatttaaaattataaaatcacgtaacaatcaattatattaattaaaaaaattgttaaaaaacaaattaatatattttcttatatcaGTGATTTTAATGTTTATTGCAACATTAAATTACTCAACAACAATGTTTGTGTCGGTAATACGCTTGTATGAGAGCAaaattgatgaaacatatgTGAAACCCTAACatttaggatttgatttgatctgatatagattaaatttaaataaaattcaactaaaaattcattcgaatgaaaaaaaaattgagatcaATTCAAAAATGATAAGATAGAGCTCATACTTagaaaataaactcaaactcaactatattataagtaaatcaaactaaactcttttataaaaatgattttaatcaTTGATTTACACTTAGTTCTTTCGATCTAAACtagaattttaattgaaataatttgaataaaattcaatcctatatattcaatttgaatttgatttatttatcttttttgataatattattcatccaaCTAATAATAATGTTCACTCGTTACTCTATTAGCAATCCtctgataatataatatattaaatcatatgaatTCAATCACAAACTGAAgattatgaattcaaaccaatcTTAATCCTATAGTTATTCGGGCTGCTCAAAGCCATCCTTAAATGAGTGGTCAGGTAAGGTTGATGTTAGATGGAAAGGAGCCAGTGACAATTGCCAGAGCATTCGGTCACACGTGCAAAAGCTGACAGAACAGAAGTCACGTGGAGTCGACAAGTGAGCTGTCAGACCACGTGGAAGCTGTCGGAACATCGGTACTCGGTCAACCTTATCTAATTCAATTAATCTACTTTTGTTGTGTCTCTCATCTGTATATCCATATTACTCTTACCGAGTAGCCTTCTAACATTACAGATGGGTTCCATCACCTTGCAGGCCCTCatctcaataataataataatattattaactgTGATTCAGCTCAAACGGGTAGATTTAaagtttagaaattttttttaattatttatttatctaaatttataaaatttatccttcatcttaataataataataacaactatGATTCAGTTTAAACAGATagatttaaagttaaaattttttaataatattatttattttatcaataatactatttatccacGTAGACTTATAAAACTTATCCACAAGTAAACCGTCAGCTGAGAAAAAACACTAATTATAAAACATGCGTAGAAGAAAGATAATAATCAATCAGCTGACGTGAGAATCGCCCTGATCTTGAAGTTGACAGTATTAGCCTGTAAATCGTTTCTAATGGGAGCATAACTGGTGGTCAACCATAACGCCATTATCACCATGGAAAATGTTAAACTTTTCAATCAACCATAGCTTCTTGTGGGCTCAACGTGTTGAAAAGAAAGCCACTTCATACTTTTCTTCTCTCTTGTTCTTAGGACACCTGATCGATAATATCAACACCTCCCCACATACCACCTGTAAGAATACATATAATGGATTACATTCTAATAAAgaaaacatttaattatttaacacTTTCCAGTAATTGTAGGGGGATTTCACCGGGCTGCAATCAGAGATAACGAATGAAAATGCTTACAAATCAAGTGAAAATTAATGAATGATTTATTGAATGTGAGCATAGAAGGTAGGACTTGTAGACATATAGAGAGCAGACAGTAGCGGAAAAGGATGATGGGGAAGGTTGAGCTCACATAGAAGGTACCATAACCGCTAAATATCAGCACCAACATGAGAAGGGCATGGTACTCAAATTTTCCACGAGACCAAGATACAGTAGTTTGCGGTGTGACCAAGAAAAACACATCCACTGGTAACAGGGTAACGAGAGAAGACATCGAATACGTAATCAGGATCAAAATAAGTTAAGAGATGAAAACCAAAGTCATGATGAAAGGGGAGGCCAAAAACCTAAAAGTCCTCAGTGTACTAAAAAAAGCACTTGATGGCACACATGTCTCAACCTATAGAAATAGACAATTGTTTAGCAATCTAATTGGCAAAAGTCTAGTGAGAATAAGATATTAAAGACCACCAACCATACTGCAATCAAATAGTATTGAAAAATGATTGGTCATCTATGAATAATAACGtatttgaaaagacaaaaagcGTGGCACACGAAACACACAAGTGAAGTTAGAAAAATTGCAATAAATGAATTACATCCCAGTAAAAAAATACATGGGTGTTAAC carries:
- the LOC123202979 gene encoding AT-hook motif nuclear-localized protein 25-like isoform X1; translation: MSFISCVSFFSSFFSFTFTALQLNCGNYLIYQEKISVKVSVLPCFSNTIFDWELRELYQIQREIRREGRLQISWWVDKIDVAMAGYDQPGQGSRYFHQRPSSIAVQQHQSTQLSPDSKDSKEDDDEYKTDLDAAASASSNRRPRGRPAGSKNKPKPPIIITRDSPNALQSLVLEVSAGADIMESLSNYARRRGRGICVLSGSGTVSNVTLRQPAAPSGSVVTLHGRFEILSLSGTVLPPPAPPSAGGLSIYLSGGQGQVVGGSVVGPLLASGPVILMAASFANAVFERLPLDEEEAGGVQVQPTASQSSGVTGGGQLGEGGGNDGGGGGGGSGGSFYHMGGGNVGNYPFSGDLFGWGGAGSASRPPF
- the LOC123202979 gene encoding AT-hook motif nuclear-localized protein 27-like isoform X2 is translated as MAGYDQPGQGSRYFHQRPSSIAVQQHQSTQLSPDSKDSKEDDDEYKTDLDAAASASSNRRPRGRPAGSKNKPKPPIIITRDSPNALQSLVLEVSAGADIMESLSNYARRRGRGICVLSGSGTVSNVTLRQPAAPSGSVVTLHGRFEILSLSGTVLPPPAPPSAGGLSIYLSGGQGQVVGGSVVGPLLASGPVILMAASFANAVFERLPLDEEEAGGVQVQPTASQSSGVTGGGQLGEGGGNDGGGGGGGSGGSFYHMGGGNVGNYPFSGDLFGWGGAGSASRPPF